One Sphingomonas sp. LHG3406-1 genomic window carries:
- the groL gene encoding chaperonin GroEL (60 kDa chaperone family; promotes refolding of misfolded polypeptides especially under stressful conditions; forms two stacked rings of heptamers to form a barrel-shaped 14mer; ends can be capped by GroES; misfolded proteins enter the barrel where they are refolded when GroES binds), whose amino-acid sequence MAAKDVKFSRDARERILRGVDILADAVKVTLGPKGRNVVIDKSFGAPRITKDGVTVAKEIELKDKFENMGAQMLREVASKTNDIAGDGTTTATVLAQAIVREGMKSVAAGMNPMDLKRGIDLAVQKVVEDLKGRSKPVANSGEIAQVGIISANGDREVGEKIAEAMDKVGKEGVITVEEAKGLEFELDVVEGMQFDRGYLSPYFITNPEKMSVELADPYILIHEKKLSNLQAMLPILEAVVQSGRPLLIIAEDIEGEALATLVVNKLRGGLKVAAVKAPGFGDRRKAMLEDIAILTGGEMISEDLGIKLENVTVGMLGTAKRVTIDKDNTTIVDGAGQKEGIEGRVAAIRQQIEVTTSDYDREKLQERLAKLAGGVAVIKVGGSTEVEVKERKDRVDDALHATRAAVEEGIVPGGGTALLYATKAIEGLKGQNDDQTRGVDIIRKALYAPVRQIASNAGHDGAVISGKLLDGGDTNLGFNAQTDTYENLVQAGVIDPTKVVRTALQDAASVAGLLITTEAAVSDIPEDKPAAGGMPGGMGGMGGMDF is encoded by the coding sequence ATGGCAGCCAAGGACGTGAAATTCAGCCGCGACGCGCGTGAGCGCATCCTGCGCGGCGTCGACATCCTCGCCGACGCGGTGAAGGTGACTCTGGGGCCCAAGGGCCGCAACGTCGTCATCGACAAGAGCTTCGGCGCGCCGCGCATCACCAAGGACGGCGTCACCGTCGCGAAGGAGATCGAACTCAAGGACAAGTTCGAGAACATGGGCGCGCAGATGCTGCGCGAAGTGGCCTCGAAGACCAACGACATCGCCGGCGACGGCACCACCACCGCCACCGTGCTCGCCCAGGCGATCGTCCGCGAGGGCATGAAGTCGGTTGCGGCCGGCATGAACCCGATGGACCTGAAGCGCGGCATCGACCTCGCCGTCCAGAAGGTCGTCGAAGACCTCAAGGGCCGTTCCAAGCCCGTCGCCAACTCGGGCGAGATCGCCCAGGTCGGCATCATCTCGGCCAACGGCGACCGTGAGGTTGGCGAGAAGATCGCTGAAGCCATGGACAAGGTCGGCAAGGAAGGCGTCATCACCGTCGAGGAGGCAAAGGGCCTCGAGTTCGAGCTGGACGTCGTCGAGGGCATGCAGTTCGACCGCGGCTACCTGTCGCCCTACTTCATCACCAACCCGGAGAAGATGTCGGTCGAGCTCGCCGACCCCTACATCCTCATCCACGAGAAGAAGCTCTCGAACCTGCAGGCGATGCTTCCGATCCTGGAAGCCGTGGTGCAGAGCGGCCGTCCGCTCCTCATCATCGCCGAGGACATCGAGGGCGAAGCGCTGGCGACCCTGGTCGTCAACAAGCTGCGCGGCGGCCTCAAGGTCGCGGCCGTCAAGGCGCCGGGCTTCGGTGATCGCCGCAAGGCGATGCTCGAGGACATCGCCATCCTGACCGGCGGCGAGATGATCTCCGAGGATCTCGGCATCAAGCTCGAGAACGTCACGGTCGGCATGCTCGGCACCGCCAAGCGCGTCACCATCGACAAGGACAACACCACCATCGTCGATGGCGCCGGCCAGAAGGAAGGCATCGAGGGGCGCGTCGCCGCGATCCGCCAGCAGATCGAAGTGACCACTTCGGACTATGACCGCGAGAAGCTCCAGGAGCGTCTCGCCAAGCTCGCCGGCGGCGTGGCCGTGATCAAGGTCGGCGGTTCGACCGAGGTCGAGGTGAAGGAGCGCAAGGATCGCGTCGACGACGCGCTTCACGCGACCCGCGCTGCGGTCGAGGAAGGCATCGTCCCCGGCGGCGGTACGGCCCTGCTGTATGCCACCAAGGCGATCGAGGGCCTCAAGGGCCAGAACGACGACCAGACCCGCGGCGTCGACATCATCCGCAAGGCGCTCTACGCGCCGGTCCGTCAGATCGCGTCCAACGCCGGTCATGACGGTGCGGTGATCTCGGGCAAGCTGCTGGATGGTGGCGACACCAATCTCGGCTTCAACGCCCAGACCGACACCTACGAGAACCTCGTCCAGGCCGGCGTGATCGACCCGACCAAGGTCGTCCGCACCGCTCTCCAGGACGCGGCCTCGGTCGCCGGCCTGCTCATCACCACCGAAGCGGCGGTGAGCGACATTCCGGAAGACAAGCCCGCGGCCGGCGGTATGCCGGGCGGCATGGGCGGCATGGGCGGCATGGACTTCTAA
- a CDS encoding DUF4403 family protein: MRRTGRLLAFVTLALLAASCRKPEVRPAPVRDTSAVTLPATSSSFTVPIVIRRSLLQQALERSVPRRLWTIDQQERRCVPAQRVRLLGKRLKVTPDIGCRIVGQVMRGSIGLTGQGERLLIRLPVRAQVSARDVGGVLKGETATGTAIVSARVRLGLGADWRPRARVEIDYDWREPPGIDFLGQRIRFVQRADRELAGVIARIERELEREIAKVPIRPLVADAWRSAHMVFELNRENPPAFMRVTPSAFGLQRYELQGNELRLLVGGVALTETFVGKARPEPKPVQPLPPPSSIASGSRLQFNAAVLADYAELEPVVLRALRKLNEEGIALPRIGRIEALFDKVTIYATENGRLAVGIDARARRLDASLKAFDLESKGTIWLTGRPVNAAGETRMRVENLAIFGQTDNRATNLVLSLLNRPETLAAIAEALTQDFQKEQEKVLVAAREAIADRRLGDFRLRATIDKVEHGEIRVTGQGLLLPVSAQGTARMVLAR; this comes from the coding sequence ATGAGGCGGACGGGGCGGCTCCTCGCCTTCGTCACACTCGCGCTCCTCGCGGCGTCGTGCCGGAAGCCGGAGGTTCGGCCGGCGCCGGTGCGGGATACGAGCGCGGTGACGCTGCCGGCCACCAGCTCGAGCTTCACCGTGCCGATCGTCATCCGCCGCAGCCTGCTGCAGCAGGCGCTGGAGCGGAGCGTGCCGCGGCGGCTGTGGACGATCGACCAGCAGGAACGGCGCTGCGTTCCGGCGCAGCGGGTCAGGCTGCTGGGCAAGCGGCTGAAGGTCACTCCGGACATCGGCTGCCGGATCGTCGGGCAGGTGATGCGCGGGAGCATCGGCCTGACCGGACAGGGCGAGCGGCTGCTGATCCGGCTGCCGGTCCGGGCGCAGGTCAGCGCCCGCGACGTCGGTGGGGTGCTGAAGGGCGAGACGGCCACGGGCACAGCGATCGTCAGCGCACGGGTGCGGCTCGGGCTCGGCGCCGACTGGCGGCCGCGGGCGCGCGTCGAGATCGACTATGACTGGCGCGAGCCGCCGGGAATCGACTTCCTCGGCCAGCGGATCCGCTTCGTGCAGCGGGCCGACCGCGAGCTTGCCGGCGTGATCGCCCGGATCGAACGCGAGCTCGAGCGGGAGATCGCCAAAGTGCCGATCCGGCCGCTGGTGGCGGACGCCTGGCGCAGCGCGCATATGGTGTTCGAGCTCAACCGCGAGAACCCGCCGGCGTTCATGCGGGTGACTCCGAGCGCGTTCGGGCTGCAACGCTACGAACTGCAGGGGAACGAGCTTCGGCTGCTGGTCGGCGGCGTGGCGCTGACCGAGACTTTCGTCGGCAAGGCAAGGCCGGAGCCGAAGCCTGTCCAGCCCCTGCCCCCGCCTTCCAGCATTGCGAGCGGCAGCAGGCTGCAGTTCAACGCGGCGGTGCTGGCGGACTATGCCGAACTGGAGCCGGTCGTGCTGCGCGCGCTGCGCAAGCTCAACGAGGAGGGCATCGCCCTGCCGCGCATCGGGCGGATCGAGGCGCTGTTCGACAAGGTCACCATCTATGCGACCGAGAATGGCCGACTGGCCGTAGGGATAGACGCGCGCGCCCGGCGGCTCGACGCCAGCCTGAAGGCATTCGACCTGGAGTCGAAAGGGACGATCTGGCTGACCGGGCGGCCGGTCAATGCGGCGGGCGAGACGCGGATGCGGGTCGAGAACCTCGCCATCTTCGGCCAGACCGACAATCGCGCGACCAACCTCGTGCTGAGCCTGCTCAATCGGCCCGAAACGCTCGCCGCCATTGCCGAGGCGCTGACGCAGGACTTCCAGAAGGAGCAGGAAAAGGTGCTGGTCGCCGCCCGGGAGGCGATCGCGGACCGCCGCCTCGGTGACTTCCGCCTGCGCGCGACGATCGACAAGGTCGAGCATGGCGAGATCAGGGTGACCGGCCAGGGCCTTCTGCTGCCGGTGTCGGCGCAGGGAACGGCGCGGATGGTGCTGGCGCGGTGA
- a CDS encoding PspA/IM30 family protein gives MIEGMMGLLFGIFWLWVVIAGFKSVGRRLWSFFSGSGLSSGWSEGWSSGGGHSRSTVWTTDGTALSPSQARAAMPVSNQPALVHAPSDIWTPAERRGFGRKLAAQSPVSTDAVVADMERELARMVRNAAEVEKNAAGWRGDLKRIEAAQADWQARAGLAVDKGRDQLAKAALAEKAKLQPRADGLRGDIARLEELLAGYRRDIIALEAKLSESIRRQVLAETRLESAEDSVRARELVFGERTAAALSSLEQVERSADLVEGQAEALTLGAPAPGLAEEFAALERQDALDRELAALKAERNRPTA, from the coding sequence ATGATCGAGGGCATGATGGGTCTCCTGTTCGGTATCTTCTGGCTGTGGGTGGTCATCGCCGGCTTCAAGTCGGTCGGTCGCCGCCTGTGGAGCTTCTTCTCGGGCAGCGGGCTGAGCAGCGGCTGGAGCGAGGGCTGGAGCAGCGGCGGGGGGCATAGCCGAAGCACGGTCTGGACCACCGACGGCACCGCCCTGTCGCCGTCGCAGGCGCGCGCCGCCATGCCGGTCAGCAACCAGCCCGCACTCGTTCACGCCCCTTCCGACATCTGGACGCCCGCCGAGCGGCGCGGCTTCGGGCGCAAGCTCGCCGCGCAGTCGCCGGTCAGCACCGACGCGGTGGTCGCCGACATGGAGCGGGAACTCGCGCGGATGGTGCGCAACGCCGCCGAGGTCGAGAAGAATGCCGCCGGCTGGCGCGGCGACCTCAAGCGGATCGAAGCGGCGCAGGCCGACTGGCAGGCGCGCGCCGGGCTGGCCGTCGACAAGGGCCGCGACCAGCTGGCCAAGGCCGCGCTTGCCGAGAAGGCCAAGCTCCAGCCCCGCGCCGATGGCCTCAGAGGCGACATCGCCCGGCTCGAAGAGCTGCTGGCCGGCTACCGCCGCGACATCATCGCGCTCGAGGCCAAGCTGAGCGAGAGCATCCGCCGGCAGGTGCTCGCCGAAACCCGCCTCGAAAGCGCCGAGGACAGCGTCCGTGCCCGCGAACTGGTGTTCGGCGAGCGCACCGCCGCCGCCCTGTCGAGCCTCGAACAGGTGGAGCGCAGCGCCGACCTCGTCGAAGGCCAGGCCGAAGCCCTGACGCTCGGCGCGCCGGCGCCCGGCCTCGCCGAGGAATTCGCCGCGCTCGAACGGCAGGACGCCCTCGACCGCGAGCTTGCCGCGCTCAAGGCCGAGCGGAACCGCCCGACCGCCTGA
- the groES gene encoding co-chaperone GroES, whose amino-acid sequence MAFRPLHDRVLVRRIEAEAKTAGGIIIPDTAKEKPQEGEVISVGTGARNDSGQVTPLEVKAGDRILFGKWSGTEVKVDGEDLIIMKESDILGIVG is encoded by the coding sequence ATGGCTTTCAGGCCGCTTCACGATCGGGTCCTCGTCCGCAGGATCGAGGCCGAAGCAAAGACCGCCGGCGGGATCATCATCCCCGACACGGCGAAGGAAAAGCCGCAGGAAGGTGAAGTCATCTCCGTCGGCACCGGCGCCCGCAACGACTCGGGCCAGGTCACGCCGCTCGAGGTCAAGGCCGGCGACCGCATCCTGTTCGGCAAGTGGTCGGGCACCGAGGTCAAGGTCGACGGCGAAGACCTCATCATCATGAAGGAAAGCGACATCCTCGGGATCGTCGGCTGA
- a CDS encoding thymidylate synthase, producing the protein MQAYHDLMAQVLSEGVPQADRTGTGTLSLFGAQMRFDLRDGFPLVTTKKLHLRSIIVELLWFLNGDTNVRWLQERKVSIWDEWADEKGDLGPVYGKQWRDWAAADGRHIDQIAELVALIRKDPASRRQIVTAWNPGEIGRMALAPCHCLFQTQVAAGRLNLQLYQRSADLFLGVPFNIASYALLTHMLARECGLEPGTFVWTGGDVHLYSNHLEQARLQLTREVRPLPKLVIKDRGQDLFGYEFEDFVIEGYDPHPHIAAPVAV; encoded by the coding sequence ATGCAGGCCTATCACGATCTCATGGCGCAGGTGCTCTCGGAAGGAGTGCCGCAGGCCGACCGGACCGGGACCGGGACGCTGTCGCTGTTCGGGGCGCAGATGCGGTTCGACCTTCGCGACGGCTTTCCGCTGGTCACGACCAAGAAGCTGCACCTTCGCTCGATCATCGTCGAGCTTTTGTGGTTCCTCAACGGCGACACCAACGTGCGCTGGCTGCAGGAGCGGAAGGTCAGCATCTGGGATGAATGGGCGGACGAGAAGGGCGATCTCGGCCCGGTCTATGGCAAGCAGTGGCGCGACTGGGCGGCGGCGGACGGGCGCCATATCGACCAGATCGCCGAGCTGGTCGCGCTGATCCGCAAGGATCCGGCCAGCCGGCGGCAGATCGTCACCGCCTGGAACCCGGGCGAGATCGGGCGGATGGCGCTGGCGCCCTGCCACTGCCTGTTCCAGACGCAGGTGGCGGCGGGGCGGCTGAACCTCCAGCTCTACCAGCGCAGCGCCGACCTGTTCCTGGGCGTGCCGTTCAACATCGCCAGCTACGCGCTGCTGACCCACATGCTGGCGCGTGAGTGCGGGCTGGAGCCGGGCACCTTCGTGTGGACCGGCGGCGACGTGCACCTTTATTCGAACCATCTCGAGCAGGCGCGGCTGCAGCTGACACGCGAGGTCCGGCCGCTGCCCAAGCTGGTGATCAAGGACCGCGGGCAGGATCTGTTCGGCTACGAGTTCGAGGATTTCGTGATCGAGGGCTACGATCCGCACCCGCATATTGCGGCGCCGGTGGCGGTCTGA
- a CDS encoding circumsporozoite protein: METDMKKFALTAVAVLGLGLAACQDNAPDNNVSTENTIETEAAADTNAAITGTENLGAAADNALDAAGNAVENAGDAIENAADNAA; encoded by the coding sequence ATGGAAACCGATATGAAGAAGTTTGCACTGACCGCCGTTGCGGTTCTGGGTCTGGGTCTGGCCGCTTGCCAGGACAATGCGCCCGACAACAATGTCTCGACCGAGAACACCATCGAGACCGAAGCTGCGGCCGACACCAACGCCGCCATCACTGGCACCGAGAACCTCGGTGCGGCTGCCGACAACGCGCTGGACGCGGCCGGCAATGCCGTCGAGAACGCTGGCGACGCCATCGAGAACGCGGCCGACAACGCCGCCTAA
- a CDS encoding JAB domain-containing protein: MLQRAETPVALTGVEASRSFFAPCFADSTRERLWVAHLDDEAYCIHLASYDGGVDSVDIPVRAIIGDAIRLDSAGIVLAHNHPSGQAMPSRSDKVATRVLALAAEAIDLTLLDHLVFAGDDCTSFRRMGLI; this comes from the coding sequence ATGCTTCAGCGTGCCGAAACACCCGTTGCACTGACCGGCGTCGAAGCGAGCCGGTCCTTCTTCGCTCCCTGCTTCGCCGATTCGACCCGCGAACGCCTGTGGGTCGCCCACCTCGACGACGAAGCTTATTGCATCCACCTCGCCAGCTACGATGGCGGCGTCGACAGCGTGGACATTCCCGTCCGCGCGATCATCGGCGACGCCATTCGGCTCGATAGCGCCGGCATCGTCCTCGCCCACAATCATCCGAGCGGGCAGGCGATGCCGTCGCGATCCGACAAGGTTGCCACCAGGGTCCTCGCCCTCGCCGCCGAAGCGATCGACCTCACCCTCCTCGACCATCTCGTCTTCGCCGGCGACGATTGCACCAGCTTCCGCCGCATGGGCCTGATCTAG
- a CDS encoding MATE family efflux transporter, translated as MPVLPTAPSTIAEEARATFRLAWPLILSNLAANAITTTDVLMLGWLGPRELAAAALAVNLYSLLLFTGVGLSVAISPMIAAALGRRKGAARDSRRSFRMGLWLVTFYAAAATLLLSFAEGIFLAFGQDPALSRLAGGFMDVLRWALWPTLLGFVMRNLLTAFDRAWVPLVVALGGVGVNAFLNYGLIFGQFGLPALGMQGSALATVLTNVAMLAAQVTAVVRLPRLRMMHLFARWWRADWPRFRELAKLGIPISLTWSFEVGVFSAAVYLMGLIDTISVAAHVIALQLAALMFMVPLGLSQAATVRVGYGHGAGDPLWVGRAGRVAIVLALGFALASALIMWVFPRELASLFLDMSKPESAAVLALAVQFLLIAAVFQLADGAQVIGAAILRGLHDTRVPMLFAAFGYWVVGIGAGAWLAFRTPLAGRGIWIGLALGLAVVSVLMLWRWSRREALGLVPAQSSTQTGVPTAVTA; from the coding sequence ATGCCCGTTCTCCCCACCGCTCCCAGCACCATCGCCGAGGAAGCGCGGGCGACCTTCCGGCTGGCGTGGCCGCTGATCCTTTCCAACCTCGCCGCCAATGCCATCACCACCACCGACGTGCTGATGCTCGGCTGGCTCGGCCCGCGCGAGCTGGCGGCGGCGGCGCTTGCGGTCAATCTCTACAGCCTGCTGCTGTTCACCGGGGTCGGCCTGTCGGTCGCCATCTCGCCGATGATCGCCGCCGCGCTCGGCCGGCGGAAGGGCGCGGCGCGGGACAGCCGGCGCAGCTTCCGCATGGGGCTGTGGCTGGTCACCTTCTACGCCGCCGCGGCGACCCTGCTGCTTTCCTTCGCGGAAGGCATCTTCCTCGCCTTCGGCCAGGACCCGGCGCTCAGCCGCCTTGCCGGCGGCTTCATGGACGTCCTCCGATGGGCGCTGTGGCCGACCCTGCTCGGCTTCGTCATGCGCAACCTGCTGACCGCCTTCGACCGGGCCTGGGTGCCGCTGGTGGTCGCGCTCGGCGGAGTGGGGGTCAACGCCTTCCTTAACTACGGCCTGATCTTCGGCCAGTTCGGCCTGCCGGCGCTGGGCATGCAGGGGTCGGCGCTCGCCACCGTCCTTACCAACGTCGCCATGCTGGCGGCGCAGGTGACAGCCGTGGTCCGCCTGCCGCGCCTGAGGATGATGCACCTGTTCGCCCGCTGGTGGCGCGCCGACTGGCCGCGGTTCCGCGAACTGGCGAAGCTCGGCATCCCGATCAGCCTGACCTGGAGCTTCGAGGTCGGGGTCTTTTCCGCCGCCGTCTATCTGATGGGACTGATCGACACGATCAGCGTCGCCGCCCACGTCATCGCGCTGCAGCTCGCCGCCCTGATGTTCATGGTGCCGCTCGGCCTCAGCCAGGCGGCGACGGTGCGCGTCGGCTATGGCCACGGCGCCGGCGATCCGCTCTGGGTCGGCCGCGCGGGGCGGGTCGCCATCGTCCTAGCGCTCGGCTTCGCTCTGGCTTCGGCGCTGATCATGTGGGTCTTCCCGCGCGAGCTCGCCTCGCTGTTCCTCGACATGTCCAAGCCCGAAAGCGCGGCGGTGCTGGCGCTGGCCGTGCAGTTCCTGCTCATCGCCGCCGTCTTCCAGCTCGCCGACGGGGCGCAGGTGATCGGCGCCGCCATCCTTCGCGGTCTCCACGACACGCGCGTGCCGATGCTGTTCGCGGCCTTCGGCTATTGGGTGGTCGGGATCGGTGCCGGCGCCTGGCTCGCCTTCCGCACCCCGCTCGCCGGGCGCGGGATCTGGATCGGGCTGGCGCTCGGCCTTGCCGTGGTCAGCGTCCTGATGCTGTGGCGCTGGTCACGGCGCGAGGCGCTCGGCCTCGTCCCCGCTCAATCCTCGACCCAGACCGGCGTCCCCACCGCCGTCACCGCATAG
- a CDS encoding L,D-transpeptidase family protein yields the protein MQQKLLLPLLLASLAAGCATAPSPRPAKPAAPAKWSMGHSDRAAVAEARVFGGTLPLKSGEWKWNPAAPRTGAAELVVNLGRQRAWLYRGGELAAVTTVSSGKPGKDSPVGRFPILEKKRFHRSNRYSNAPMPFMQRMNPWGVALHGGEIPPYPASHGCIRLPMKFAERLYAVTAVGTPVWVED from the coding sequence ATGCAGCAAAAACTTCTCCTTCCCCTGCTTCTGGCGAGCCTTGCCGCGGGCTGCGCCACCGCCCCTTCCCCGCGCCCCGCCAAGCCCGCCGCACCGGCCAAGTGGAGCATGGGCCATTCGGACCGGGCGGCGGTGGCGGAAGCGCGGGTGTTCGGCGGCACGCTGCCCCTGAAATCCGGCGAGTGGAAATGGAATCCGGCAGCGCCGCGGACCGGTGCGGCGGAGCTGGTCGTCAACCTCGGCCGGCAGCGCGCCTGGCTCTATCGGGGCGGCGAACTGGCGGCGGTGACCACCGTGTCGAGCGGCAAGCCCGGCAAGGATTCCCCGGTCGGCCGCTTCCCCATCCTCGAGAAGAAGCGCTTCCATCGGTCGAACCGCTATTCGAACGCGCCAATGCCCTTCATGCAGCGGATGAACCCGTGGGGCGTCGCACTCCACGGCGGGGAGATCCCGCCCTACCCCGCCAGCCACGGCTGCATCCGCCTGCCGATGAAGTTCGCCGAGCGGCTCTATGCGGTGACGGCGGTGGGGACGCCGGTCTGGGTCGAGGATTGA
- a CDS encoding metalloregulator ArsR/SmtB family transcription factor, with amino-acid sequence MSLPLPLADLFQALADPSRLRLLALLREMELTVGELAQVLGQSQPRVSRHLKILADARLIERRKEGSWVFLQLGPADLVDPLFALVEATGDPASERQFEADRARLAAVRADRAEAAARYFAAHAAEWDQIRSLHVAESEVEAAIREALGQGPIGHLVDIGTGTGRMIELFGTTATRSIGIDRSTEMLRLARVKLEEAGVQAVSLRQGDMYALPLPDAEADVVLLHQVLHYAHSPAAAIAEGARLLRPGGRLLIIDFAPHDREELRDSAQHARLGFTDEAVVGWLGDAGLEAQVVRHLEGGELTVTLWAGSRPALRASRRKAA; translated from the coding sequence ATGAGCCTTCCCCTGCCGCTTGCCGATCTGTTTCAGGCGCTTGCCGACCCCAGCCGGCTTCGGCTGCTGGCGCTGCTGCGCGAAATGGAGCTGACCGTCGGCGAGCTCGCGCAGGTGCTCGGCCAGAGCCAGCCGCGGGTCAGCCGCCACCTCAAGATCCTCGCCGACGCCCGGCTGATCGAGCGGCGCAAGGAAGGCAGCTGGGTGTTCCTCCAGCTCGGACCCGCCGACCTCGTCGATCCGCTCTTCGCCCTGGTCGAAGCGACCGGTGACCCGGCGTCGGAGCGCCAGTTCGAGGCCGACCGCGCCCGCCTCGCCGCCGTACGCGCCGACCGGGCCGAGGCGGCCGCCCGCTATTTCGCCGCCCATGCCGCCGAGTGGGACCAGATCCGCTCGCTCCACGTCGCCGAAAGCGAGGTCGAGGCCGCCATCCGCGAGGCGCTAGGGCAGGGGCCCATCGGGCATCTGGTCGACATCGGCACCGGCACCGGCCGGATGATCGAACTGTTCGGCACCACCGCCACCCGCAGCATCGGCATCGACCGCTCGACCGAGATGCTGCGCCTCGCCCGGGTCAAGCTCGAGGAAGCGGGCGTCCAGGCCGTCTCGCTCCGCCAGGGCGACATGTACGCCCTTCCGCTTCCGGACGCGGAGGCCGACGTCGTCCTCCTCCACCAGGTGCTCCACTATGCCCACTCGCCCGCGGCGGCGATCGCCGAGGGGGCGCGCCTCCTCCGCCCGGGCGGGCGGCTGCTGATCATCGACTTCGCTCCCCACGATCGCGAGGAATTGCGGGATTCGGCGCAGCACGCCCGCCTCGGCTTCACCGACGAGGCGGTGGTCGGCTGGCTCGGCGATGCCGGGCTCGAAGCGCAAGTCGTCCGTCACCTCGAAGGGGGCGAACTCACCGTCACCCTCTGGGCCGGGTCGCGTCCGGCACTCCGCGCCAGCCGCCGGAAGGCCGCATGA
- a CDS encoding CPBP family intramembrane glutamic endopeptidase, which yields MQVGLPRAAFGFLILFGLYQSAEGIGRHLLQSFPVQAGLMLLCLAAAWPVGRFVLRFRGFDAFALEWHRSVPLWLLGAIVLATSAKLLSVAAGVGLGAYSVQATSEQPDFASAAPLIALALISTFVPSVAEDIITRGFWWRVPWRALRGATFVLITSAIYVLNHLYRLGNGPTEWLMLFCFGLAYGVAIMKTGSLWTAVGVHWGWNLTNEVLGHFARIEVMSSNTPFISAAAHLAMAALMLLLPRREMPDGRCQLGC from the coding sequence TTGCAAGTCGGTCTTCCACGAGCTGCGTTCGGATTTCTGATCCTTTTCGGTCTGTACCAGTCCGCTGAAGGGATCGGCCGACACCTTCTCCAGAGCTTTCCCGTTCAAGCCGGGTTGATGCTGCTTTGCCTGGCGGCGGCTTGGCCTGTCGGACGATTCGTCCTGCGTTTCAGAGGCTTCGATGCCTTTGCACTTGAGTGGCACCGTTCCGTCCCGCTGTGGCTTCTTGGCGCGATTGTCCTCGCCACGTCGGCAAAGCTGCTTTCGGTCGCAGCGGGCGTCGGCTTGGGCGCCTATTCAGTGCAGGCGACATCCGAACAGCCAGACTTCGCGTCCGCCGCGCCGCTGATCGCATTGGCCCTGATCTCCACGTTTGTGCCGTCGGTCGCCGAGGACATCATCACCCGTGGCTTCTGGTGGCGTGTGCCTTGGAGAGCGCTCAGGGGTGCAACCTTCGTCCTGATCACTTCCGCCATCTATGTGTTGAATCATCTCTATCGGCTGGGGAATGGCCCAACCGAGTGGCTGATGCTGTTCTGCTTCGGACTGGCGTACGGCGTCGCGATCATGAAGACCGGGTCCTTGTGGACAGCGGTCGGAGTTCACTGGGGCTGGAACCTGACCAATGAAGTACTTGGTCACTTCGCCCGGATCGAAGTGATGTCATCGAACACGCCTTTCATCTCCGCAGCGGCTCATTTGGCGATGGCTGCACTGATGCTGCTTCTGCCGCGAAGGGAGATGCCCGACGGTCGCTGCCAGCTCGGCTGCTGA